A genomic segment from Nicotiana tabacum cultivar K326 chromosome 7, ASM71507v2, whole genome shotgun sequence encodes:
- the LOC107804979 gene encoding sugar transport protein 12-like, which translates to MAGGNFIPGGGGDNPDEYPGKLTLYVAMTCIMAAMGGLIFGYDIGISGGVTSMDPFLKRFFMSVYQKEALNTSTNQYCKFDSQLLTLFTSSLYVAALFASIVASHVSKKRGRKVTMALGGLFFLIGAVLNAAAIHISMLILGRILLGIGVGFANQSVPIYLSEVAPYKYRGTFNVLFQMAITIGILIANLVNFGTSKISGGWGWRVSLGGAAVPALVILVSSMFLSDSPSSLIDRGKKEEAEQLLKKIRGVDNVNAEFNDLVMASEASKKVERPWNNLLFVRKYRPQLVLSILIPSLQQLTGINVVMFYAPVLFQTLGFKSNASLMSAAITGGVNVGATFISVFCTDKFGRRILFFWGGIFMCIFQTAVAALIGAKFGTTGNATDLPLWFAALVVVCICVFVANFAYSWGPLGWLVPSEISPLEVRSAAQCVTVSMNMFFTFGVAQIFLKMLCGLKFGLFIFFAAFVLVMTVFVYLYVPETKNIPIEEMSQVWREHWYWKKFVDDAEPQPRENGLKPAKEIV; encoded by the coding sequence ATGGCTGGTGGAAACTTTATCCCCGGCGGTGGCGGAGACAATCCAGATGAGTATCCAGGGAAGCTAACATTGTACGTAGCCATGACTTGTATCATGGCAGCCATGGGAGGGTTGATCTTTGGCTACGACATTGGAATTTCAGGTGGAGTTACTTCCATGGATCCTTTTCTCAAACGCTTCTTCATGTCTGTTTACCAAAAAGAGGCTTTGAACACCTCGACCAACCAATACTGTAAGTTCGACAGCCAGTTGTTGACCCTTTTCACGTCTTCTCTCTACGTGGCTGCCCTGTTTGCGTCCATTGTTGCTTCTCATGTTAGTAAAAAACGTGGCAGAAAAGTTACTATGGCCCTTGGAGGTCTCTTTTTCTTGATAGGCGCCGTCCTCAACGCTGCTGCTATCCATATTAGTATGCTCATCTTGGGTCGTATTCTTTTGGGGATTGGTGTCGGATTTGCTAATCAATCTGTCCCTATTTATTTGTCAGAAGTTGCTCCCTACAAATACAGAGGGACTTTCAACGTGTTATTCCAAATGGCCATCACCATTGGGATTCTGATAGCGAATTTGGTCAACTTTGGAACTAGCAAAATCTCTGGCGGTTGGGGTTGGAGGGTTAGCTTAGGAGGTGCAGCCGTGCCAGCACTAGTCATCCTGGTTTCCTCGATGTTTCTCTCTGATAGTCCGAGTTCGTTGATAGACAGAGGAAAGAAAGAGGAGGCAGAACAATTGTTGAAAAAGATCAGAGGAGTTGATAACGTAAATGCTGAATTTAATGACCTTGTTATGGCGAGTGAAGCATCCAAGAAAGTAGAAAGACCATGGAATAATCTTTTATTCGTCCGAAAGTATAGACCGCAGTTGGTTTTGTCAATTCTGATTCCATCGCTACAGCAGCTTACGGGAATTAACGTGGTCATGTTCTATGCTCCAGTACTTTTCCAAACATTAGGGTTTAAGAGTAATGCTTCGCTTATGTCAGCTGCTATCACTGGCGGTGTCAACGTGGGTGCAACTTTTATTTCAGTATTTTGTACAGATAAGTTTGGGAGGAGAATACTCTTCTTCTGGGGTGGCATCTTCATGTGTATATTCCAAACAGCAGTGGCAGCTCTTATTGGAGCAAAATTCGGAACAACGGGGAATGCAACAGATTTGCCACTTTGGTTTGCAGCTTTAGTGGTTGTTTGCATCTGTGTATTCGTGGCTAACTTTGCATATTCATGGGGTCCATTAGGATGGTTGGTTCCGAGTGAGATTTCTCCATTGGAAGTTCGATCTGCAGCACAATGTGTTACTGTATCCATGAACATGTTTTTCACTTTCGGAGTAGCACAAATTTTCTTGAAGATGCTATGTGGGCTGAAGTTTGGTCTATTTATCTTCTTTGCGGCATTTGTGTTAGTAATGACTGTGTTTGTCTACTTGTACGTGCCCGAAACAAAGAATATACCAATTGAAGAGATGTCTCAAGTTTGGAGAGAGCATTGGTACTGGAAGAAGTTCGTAGATGATGCAGAACCACAGCCACGAGAGAATGGCTTAAAGCCGGCTAAGGAGATAGTCTAG